One window from the genome of Rhodothermales bacterium encodes:
- the dacB gene encoding D-alanyl-D-alanine carboxypeptidase/D-alanyl-D-alanine-endopeptidase produces MRASRPLLVLAVAAVLLALALVAAPGRSLEASSAASDAAIRNAIDAVVSNDRLPDAFWGIYVQNLKTGEVVYSQNADKNLMPASNLKLVTTATALDALGADHRFVTGLYFDGTASDSTLRGDLVLRGSGDPTFGSQLYPPDPLRAWARQLRAMGVTRIEGRIIGDDDAVDDLPYADGWDISYIATEDWAQSVGGLSYADNLVTLKIAGTQPGEPATITPDPAGYVDVRNDLTTSRRRGYNPIRIRRTVGTNQIHIEGSVSAGYEGAARIPIQDPTGFTLNAFADRLREAGITVAAEIRDADDLEEPPSYDDAPIFVHLSPPLLEILKAINFKSNNLFAEQLFRTFSRNGLPIGGEQRVIEFLEKAGVETTGISIRDGSGLSRKNLISPETMGEMLAYVYRSPMRDAYVSTLARGGQEETTLRYRLAGLPVRAKTGAIEHVRTLSGYVAGPDETPYVFVVFANNFTSRSSLVSLAENEVVMAIASGGR; encoded by the coding sequence ATGCGAGCCTCCCGTCCCCTCCTCGTCCTCGCCGTCGCGGCCGTGCTGCTGGCCCTCGCGCTCGTCGCCGCGCCGGGCCGCTCGCTCGAAGCCTCGTCGGCCGCGAGCGACGCTGCCATCCGCAACGCCATCGACGCCGTCGTCTCGAACGACAGGCTGCCTGATGCGTTCTGGGGGATCTACGTCCAGAATCTCAAGACGGGCGAGGTCGTCTACAGCCAGAACGCCGACAAGAACCTCATGCCGGCGTCGAACCTCAAACTCGTCACGACGGCGACGGCGCTCGACGCGCTCGGCGCCGACCACCGCTTCGTCACCGGGCTCTACTTCGACGGCACCGCGAGCGACTCGACGCTGCGCGGCGACCTCGTCCTCCGCGGCTCCGGCGACCCGACGTTCGGGAGCCAGCTCTACCCGCCGGACCCGCTCCGCGCGTGGGCCCGCCAGCTCCGCGCGATGGGCGTCACCCGGATCGAAGGCCGGATCATCGGCGACGACGACGCCGTCGACGACCTCCCCTACGCCGACGGCTGGGACATCAGCTACATCGCCACCGAGGACTGGGCGCAGAGCGTCGGCGGGCTATCGTATGCCGACAACCTCGTCACGCTGAAGATCGCGGGGACGCAACCCGGCGAGCCGGCCACGATCACGCCGGACCCCGCCGGCTACGTCGACGTCCGCAACGACCTCACGACGAGCCGGCGGCGCGGCTACAACCCCATCCGCATCCGCCGCACCGTCGGGACGAACCAGATCCACATCGAGGGCTCGGTGTCGGCGGGGTACGAGGGCGCCGCGCGCATCCCGATCCAGGACCCGACCGGCTTCACGCTCAACGCCTTCGCCGACCGGCTCCGCGAGGCCGGCATCACCGTCGCCGCCGAGATCCGCGACGCCGACGACCTCGAAGAACCGCCGAGCTACGACGACGCGCCGATCTTCGTCCACCTCTCGCCGCCGCTGCTCGAGATTTTGAAGGCGATCAATTTCAAGAGCAACAACCTCTTCGCCGAGCAGCTCTTCCGCACGTTCTCGCGCAACGGCCTCCCGATCGGCGGCGAGCAGCGCGTGATCGAGTTCCTCGAAAAGGCGGGTGTCGAGACGACGGGCATCTCCATCCGCGACGGCTCGGGGCTCTCGCGGAAGAACCTGATCTCGCCCGAGACGATGGGCGAGATGCTGGCCTACGTCTACCGCAGCCCGATGCGCGACGCCTACGTGAGCACGCTCGCGCGCGGCGGGCAGGAGGAGACGACGCTGCGCTACCGGCTGGCCGGCCTCCCCGTCCGCGCCAAGACCGGCGCCATCGAGCACGTCCGCACGCTCTCCGGCTACGTCGCCGGTCCCGACGAGACGCCGTACGTGTTCGTCGTCTTCGCCAACAACTTCACGAGCCGGTCGAGCCTCGTCTCGCTCGCGGAGAACGAGGTCGTGATGGCGATCGCCTCGGGCGGGCGGTGA
- a CDS encoding DUF3098 domain-containing protein — protein MAKAAATRRSRRPAARTARMVFARTNYLILGVSVALVVVGYVLMRVENAVDGFLSLYVAPLLILGGYLGVIAAILWRPKEVEEDAA, from the coding sequence ATGGCGAAAGCCGCTGCCACCCGTCGTTCCCGCCGCCCCGCCGCCCGCACGGCGCGGATGGTGTTCGCTCGCACGAACTACCTGATTCTGGGGGTGAGCGTCGCGCTCGTCGTCGTGGGCTACGTGCTGATGCGGGTGGAGAACGCCGTGGACGGGTTCCTCTCGCTCTACGTCGCGCCGCTGCTGATCCTCGGCGGCTACCTCGGCGTCATCGCCGCCATCCTCTGGCGCCCAAAAGAGGTAGAAGAGGACGCGGCTTAG
- a CDS encoding pyridoxal phosphate-dependent aminotransferase, which produces MKPLASRTDALRQSDIRAVTFAVNAVDGINLGQGICDLPTPDPIKAGAHAAIDGDKSIYTAYAGIAKLRAGIAEKARSYNGLPVDSDDEVMVSVGSTGAFVATCLALFEPGDEIVVFEPFYGYHTGLLDLFGVTRKVARLAAPDWSIDFDAVEALVTERTKAVLVCTPSNPCGKVWNRAELERMQAIAERHDLWVITDEIYEYMTYDGREHVSFGSLPGAYERTVTLSGFSKTYNMTGWRLGYAVGPEEVIGRMGLISDLIYICAPSPLQHGVAEAFEMDRAAYFDEMQAAYAAKRTLMCETLERCGFDFAWPEGAYYVLANFEALAKKRAGFEDDQAACATLIEEAGVAAVPGNSFFADPEDGRYFLRFCYAKRMPVLEEACRNLLAAFEQQIPA; this is translated from the coding sequence ATGAAGCCCCTCGCCTCCCGCACCGACGCCCTCCGCCAGAGCGACATCCGCGCCGTCACCTTCGCCGTCAACGCCGTCGACGGCATCAACCTCGGGCAGGGCATCTGCGACCTCCCGACGCCGGACCCGATCAAAGCGGGCGCCCACGCCGCCATCGACGGCGACAAGTCGATCTACACGGCGTACGCGGGGATCGCGAAGCTCCGCGCCGGGATCGCCGAGAAGGCGCGGAGCTACAACGGCCTCCCCGTCGACAGTGACGACGAGGTGATGGTGTCGGTCGGCTCGACGGGCGCGTTCGTGGCGACGTGCCTCGCCCTCTTCGAGCCCGGCGACGAAATCGTGGTCTTCGAGCCGTTTTACGGCTATCACACCGGGCTGCTCGACCTCTTTGGTGTCACGCGGAAAGTCGCCCGGCTCGCGGCACCCGACTGGTCGATTGACTTCGACGCGGTCGAGGCGCTCGTCACGGAGCGGACGAAAGCCGTGCTCGTCTGCACGCCGTCGAACCCGTGCGGGAAGGTCTGGAACCGCGCCGAGCTGGAGCGGATGCAGGCCATCGCCGAGCGGCACGACCTGTGGGTCATCACCGACGAGATCTACGAGTACATGACCTACGACGGGCGCGAGCACGTCTCGTTCGGCTCGCTCCCCGGCGCGTACGAGCGGACCGTCACGCTCTCCGGCTTTTCGAAGACGTACAACATGACGGGCTGGCGGCTCGGCTACGCCGTCGGACCGGAGGAGGTGATCGGCCGGATGGGGCTCATCAGCGACCTCATTTACATCTGCGCGCCGTCCCCGTTGCAGCACGGCGTCGCCGAGGCGTTCGAGATGGACCGGGCGGCGTACTTCGACGAGATGCAGGCGGCGTACGCGGCGAAGCGGACGCTGATGTGCGAGACGCTGGAGCGCTGCGGCTTCGACTTCGCGTGGCCCGAAGGCGCGTACTACGTGCTCGCGAACTTCGAGGCGCTGGCGAAGAAGCGCGCGGGCTTCGAGGACGATCAGGCCGCGTGCGCGACGCTCATCGAAGAGGCCGGCGTCGCCGCCGTGCCCGGCAACTCGTTCTTCGCCGACCCGGAGGACGGGCGCTACTTCCTGCGCTTCTGCTACGCCAAAAGGATGCCCGTGCTCGAAGAGGCCTGCCGGAATCTGCTGGCCGCGTTCGAGCAGCAGATCCCGGCGTAG
- a CDS encoding DUF6252 family protein has translation MRLLLSLLFLALFFTGCDSADDGGGDIALGSMTAEIDGQDWNAANATITDLNVAGNRTLTINGARVGAEISTLNVSVTAIGGATLGTGTYTIGDEATDNVFGTGAYAPSPGPQATYLATSGTLTIDAIDDDGARGTFSFTAERPDTGDMVTVASGRFNVEFGPSIPTFP, from the coding sequence ATGCGCCTTCTTCTCTCCCTCCTGTTCCTCGCTCTCTTTTTCACCGGCTGCGACAGCGCCGACGACGGCGGCGGCGATATCGCCCTCGGCTCGATGACCGCGGAGATCGACGGTCAGGACTGGAACGCCGCGAACGCCACCATCACCGACCTCAACGTGGCAGGCAACCGGACGCTGACGATCAACGGCGCGCGGGTCGGCGCGGAGATCTCGACCCTCAACGTCAGCGTCACCGCGATCGGCGGGGCCACGCTCGGCACGGGCACCTACACCATCGGCGACGAAGCTACGGACAACGTGTTCGGTACGGGCGCCTACGCCCCTTCGCCGGGCCCGCAGGCCACGTATCTCGCCACCTCCGGCACCCTCACGATCGACGCCATCGACGACGACGGCGCGCGGGGGACGTTCTCGTTCACGGCCGAGCGGCCGGACACCGGCGACATGGTCACCGTCGCGAGCGGCCGGTTCAACGTCGAGTTCGGCCCCAGCATTCCGACGTTCCCCTGA
- a CDS encoding response regulator transcription factor → MPVRVALVEDHPAFRQRLTERLRFFADVELVLTADSGDAFLEQIDVIARDTRPEVVIMDIEMPGLSGIETTRRLKAAHPEIDVLMFTVFEHDDSIFASIQAGASGYLLKDSAADQIVGAVLELAGGGAPMSPGVARRVLAHARTTSLTTPREPRPVEAPTATFDLTERELDVLHRLVEADTEDAIADRLHISPHTVRTHIKNIYRKLHVHSRASVVRVAIENRLLDS, encoded by the coding sequence ATGCCGGTGCGCGTCGCCCTCGTCGAAGACCACCCCGCCTTCCGGCAGCGCCTCACCGAGCGCCTCCGGTTCTTCGCCGACGTGGAGCTCGTGCTCACGGCCGACAGCGGCGATGCCTTTCTGGAGCAGATCGACGTCATCGCGCGCGACACCCGGCCCGAGGTCGTGATCATGGATATCGAAATGCCGGGGCTCTCAGGCATCGAGACGACGCGGCGGCTGAAGGCGGCGCACCCCGAGATCGACGTGCTGATGTTCACGGTCTTCGAGCACGACGACAGCATCTTCGCCTCGATCCAAGCCGGGGCGTCGGGCTATTTGCTCAAAGACTCCGCCGCCGATCAGATCGTCGGGGCCGTGCTCGAACTCGCCGGGGGCGGGGCGCCGATGTCGCCGGGCGTCGCGCGCCGGGTGCTCGCCCACGCGCGGACCACCTCGCTGACCACCCCGCGGGAGCCCCGGCCCGTCGAGGCGCCCACCGCCACGTTCGACCTCACCGAGCGCGAGCTCGACGTGCTCCACCGCCTCGTCGAAGCGGACACGGAGGACGCGATCGCGGACCGCCTCCACATCTCGCCGCACACCGTCCGGACGCACATCAAGAATATCTACAGGAAGCTCCACGTCCATTCCCGCGCCTCGGTCGTGCGGGTCGCGATCGAGAACAGACTGCTGGACTCGTAG
- a CDS encoding two-component regulator propeller domain-containing protein: MRLLLRAAVLLMLRAAVLLMGCAFLAACPYGWLVAPASAQPRALVFDHLTVEDGLSQSTVTSVAQDAEGFVWLGTDDGANRYDGHTFTVFRHAAADSTSLPHSSVEDILVDARGRVWVATFGGGLARFEPDTQTFRSFVPDSAGAARRVVALHEGPDGMIWLGTDGAGLFRFDPGAETFRSYAALGYPFVRTFATGAAGGLWLGTNRGLVRLDTRTGADTAWLLTTDSVVTAVAVAPGGAVWAGTSAGLTRLDPATGAVTMYPFDAADPARLPVGGVSDILPRADGTLWVGSDRGGLSVLDPASGAVSPVGQRPEFAYGLIPARLRTLFEDESGLLWVGTWGNGVAKQRAAPFGALIHQPEALPSASPPADVGAFGEDAEGRLWLGSFTSGIARYDPATGRFERFTQANSDLPTDAQRAVTVDAEGRVWVGSGGRFDPETRRYKLVPRLLPDGRRQPIGGIVSFHRDGTGGLWVASYVTGPCRYDPEPNAFRCLLDERPDLALSNRNTYAVHLDRAGRLWASPWGGGVDVIDLATGAVTAYRHDDARPGSLSHNSVVHIGETRGGTLWVSTYGGGLNRFDAATGTFTALTTADGLPSNVVYGFLEDADGRLWLSTNRGLARSDPATGETVTFSASDGLQGDEYNGHSLLRLRSGAMAFGGVQGFDLFDPTAIQQRTYAPPIALTDVQVMGSPYPFREAMRAGTPLRLAHGQNFLSFQFAALDFDAPAATRYAYRLEGLDARWTDSGTRRYATYSHLRPGRYVLHVRGTNSDGVWSPREARFAFDIVPPFWQTLWFRLATGLGLLTGLVAVVRFVATRRLRERMRTLEAERRVQAERERISRDLHDHVGAQLATMISGIELVHLAARADEPDRAREHLDMLEGDARRTMAQLRETIWALDQEAVSVEAFIRRVRQFTEQQTRYRTQPVATCSAEGAEGVQLSPIQALHLFRITQEAVTNALKHADATALHVELHRLDDARLQLSVTDDGCTAEPAATGDGDADDGLTGYGLRNMRHRAEDLGGTFDLRTTEPTGTEVRVTVPLDAAAQNTEGRPNGRPSW; the protein is encoded by the coding sequence TTGCGTCTCCTGCTCCGTGCTGCGGTCCTGCTGATGCTCCGTGCTGCGGTCCTGCTGATGGGCTGCGCGTTCCTCGCCGCGTGCCCGTACGGATGGCTCGTCGCTCCGGCGAGCGCGCAGCCGCGCGCCCTCGTGTTCGACCACCTGACGGTGGAGGACGGCCTCTCGCAGAGCACCGTTACGTCGGTCGCGCAGGACGCCGAGGGGTTCGTCTGGCTCGGCACCGACGACGGGGCGAATCGGTACGACGGGCACACGTTTACCGTCTTTCGCCACGCGGCGGCCGACTCGACCTCGCTTCCGCACTCGTCGGTCGAGGACATCCTCGTGGACGCGCGCGGGCGCGTGTGGGTGGCGACGTTCGGCGGCGGGCTGGCACGCTTCGAGCCGGACACGCAGACGTTCCGGTCGTTCGTACCGGACTCGGCGGGCGCGGCGCGGCGCGTGGTTGCGCTCCACGAGGGGCCGGACGGGATGATCTGGCTCGGCACCGACGGGGCCGGCCTGTTCCGGTTCGACCCGGGGGCCGAGACGTTCCGTTCGTACGCCGCGCTCGGGTACCCCTTCGTCCGCACGTTCGCCACCGGCGCGGCGGGCGGCCTGTGGCTTGGCACGAACCGTGGCCTCGTGCGCCTCGACACCCGGACGGGGGCGGACACGGCGTGGCTCCTGACGACGGACTCCGTCGTGACGGCTGTGGCCGTAGCCCCCGGTGGCGCGGTCTGGGCCGGAACCTCGGCGGGCCTCACGCGCCTCGACCCCGCGACGGGTGCGGTGACGATGTATCCGTTCGACGCAGCTGATCCGGCCAGGCTGCCGGTGGGGGGCGTGTCGGATATCCTGCCGCGCGCGGACGGGACGCTGTGGGTCGGGTCGGACCGAGGGGGGCTGAGTGTGCTGGACCCGGCTTCTGGCGCGGTGAGCCCCGTGGGACAGCGCCCGGAGTTCGCTTACGGTCTCATCCCGGCGCGGCTGCGGACGCTGTTCGAAGACGAGAGCGGGTTGCTGTGGGTCGGGACGTGGGGGAACGGCGTGGCAAAGCAACGCGCCGCGCCGTTCGGCGCGCTCATCCATCAGCCCGAGGCCCTGCCGTCTGCGTCGCCGCCGGCCGACGTCGGCGCGTTCGGGGAGGACGCGGAGGGGCGGCTCTGGCTCGGCTCGTTCACATCCGGGATTGCGCGCTACGACCCGGCGACCGGTCGGTTCGAACGATTCACCCAAGCCAACTCCGATCTGCCGACCGACGCGCAGCGGGCCGTCACCGTCGACGCCGAGGGCCGCGTGTGGGTCGGGTCGGGCGGACGGTTCGACCCGGAGACGCGTCGCTACAAACTCGTGCCCCGCCTCCTGCCGGACGGCCGCCGTCAGCCCATCGGCGGGATCGTCTCGTTCCACCGCGACGGGACGGGCGGCCTGTGGGTGGCGAGCTACGTCACCGGCCCCTGCCGCTACGACCCCGAGCCCAACGCCTTCCGCTGCCTGCTCGACGAGCGGCCCGACCTCGCCCTCAGCAACCGCAACACCTACGCCGTTCACCTCGACCGCGCGGGCCGGCTGTGGGCGAGCCCGTGGGGCGGCGGCGTCGACGTGATCGACCTCGCGACGGGCGCCGTGACGGCCTACCGCCACGACGACGCGCGGCCGGGCTCGCTCAGCCACAACAGCGTCGTCCACATCGGCGAGACGCGCGGCGGCACGCTTTGGGTCAGCACCTACGGCGGCGGGCTCAACCGCTTCGACGCCGCGACGGGCACCTTCACGGCACTCACGACGGCCGACGGCCTGCCGAGCAACGTGGTCTACGGATTCCTCGAAGACGCCGACGGCCGGCTGTGGCTGAGCACGAACCGCGGGCTCGCGCGCTCCGATCCCGCCACCGGCGAGACCGTCACCTTCTCGGCGTCCGATGGGCTGCAAGGCGACGAGTACAACGGCCACTCGCTGCTGCGGCTGCGCTCGGGCGCGATGGCGTTCGGGGGCGTGCAGGGCTTCGACCTCTTCGACCCCACGGCGATTCAGCAGCGCACGTACGCGCCGCCGATCGCGCTCACGGATGTGCAGGTGATGGGGAGCCCGTACCCCTTCCGCGAAGCAATGCGCGCGGGGACGCCGCTCCGGCTGGCGCACGGCCAGAACTTCCTCTCCTTCCAGTTCGCCGCGCTCGACTTCGACGCCCCGGCGGCGACGCGCTACGCATACCGCCTCGAAGGGCTCGACGCGCGGTGGACCGACAGCGGGACGCGGCGCTACGCGACGTACTCCCACCTCCGGCCCGGCCGCTACGTCCTCCACGTGCGCGGCACCAACAGCGATGGCGTGTGGAGCCCGCGCGAGGCCCGGTTCGCCTTCGACATCGTGCCCCCGTTCTGGCAGACGTTGTGGTTCCGGCTCGCGACCGGGCTCGGCCTCCTCACCGGCCTCGTCGCCGTGGTCCGCTTCGTCGCCACACGCCGGTTGCGCGAGCGGATGCGCACGCTCGAAGCCGAGCGCCGCGTGCAGGCCGAGCGCGAGCGGATCTCCCGCGACCTCCACGACCACGTCGGCGCGCAACTCGCCACGATGATCTCGGGCATCGAGCTCGTCCACCTCGCTGCCCGCGCCGACGAGCCCGACCGCGCCCGCGAGCACCTCGACATGCTGGAGGGCGACGCGCGGCGGACGATGGCGCAGCTCCGCGAGACGATCTGGGCGCTCGATCAGGAGGCCGTCTCCGTCGAGGCGTTCATCCGCCGCGTGCGGCAGTTCACCGAGCAGCAGACGCGCTACCGCACGCAGCCCGTCGCGACGTGCTCGGCCGAGGGCGCCGAGGGCGTGCAGCTCTCCCCGATCCAGGCGCTCCACCTCTTCCGCATCACGCAGGAGGCCGTCACAAACGCGCTCAAACACGCCGACGCGACGGCGCTCCACGTCGAACTTCACCGCCTCGACGACGCCCGGCTCCAACTGAGCGTGACCGACGACGGCTGCACGGCAGAACCTGCGGCAACGGGCGACGGGGACGCCGACGACGGGCTGACCGGCTACGGCCTGCGCAACATGCGCCACCGCGCCGAAGACCTCGGCGGCACCTTCGACCTGCGGACCACGGAGCCGACGGGTACCGAAGTCCGCGTCACCGTCCCGCTCGACGCCGCCGCGCAGAACACGGAGGGGCGACCGAATGGCCGCCCCTCGTGGTGA
- the ndk gene encoding nucleoside-diphosphate kinase, translating to MERTLAIIKPDAFANGHAGKIIDRILAEGFAIRAMKLVQLTQAEAEGFYAVHRERPFFGELTEFMSSAPCVPLVLERDDAVAKWREVIGATNPADAAEGTIRKQFATSMGENAVHGSDSVENGKLESNYFFPEHVIVANS from the coding sequence ATGGAACGCACGCTCGCCATCATCAAGCCCGACGCCTTCGCGAACGGCCACGCCGGCAAAATCATCGACCGCATCCTCGCCGAGGGCTTCGCCATCCGCGCGATGAAGCTCGTCCAACTCACCCAGGCCGAGGCCGAGGGCTTCTACGCCGTCCACCGCGAGCGCCCGTTCTTCGGCGAGCTGACCGAGTTCATGTCGAGCGCGCCGTGCGTCCCCCTCGTGCTGGAGCGCGACGACGCCGTGGCGAAGTGGCGCGAGGTCATCGGCGCGACGAACCCGGCCGACGCTGCCGAGGGCACGATCCGCAAGCAGTTCGCCACGTCGATGGGCGAGAACGCCGTCCACGGCTCGGACTCCGTCGAGAATGGGAAGCTGGAGAGCAACTACTTCTTCCCCGAGCACGTGATCGTCGCCAACTCGTAA
- the lipA gene encoding lipoyl synthase codes for MADTPRSTPRRRPGDIALKTAAPAGGDGAGDGFFELPVVEKPVAANRPGQRPEWLRVKLPYGETFRRVSEIIESHNLHTVCSSARCPNMGECWTAGTATFMILGDVCTRSCSFCAVKTGRPTEGLDYDEPRRVADAARLMGIQHVVVTSVNRDERKDGGAPIFAETIRLLREQVPGCTVEVLVPDFRGIMEGGADIVFEARPDLFNHNVETVPRLYRRVRPQASYQRSLDVLARAKRDFGLRTKSGIMVGLGETKEEVLDLMRDFVAIGLDVMTIGQYLQPTKMHLPVEEFVHPDTFRWYKEQGEALGLDHVESGPLVRSSYHAERHV; via the coding sequence ATGGCCGACACCCCGCGCTCCACTCCCCGCCGACGCCCCGGCGACATCGCCCTCAAGACTGCCGCGCCGGCGGGCGGCGACGGCGCGGGCGACGGCTTCTTCGAGCTCCCCGTCGTCGAGAAGCCCGTCGCGGCGAACCGGCCCGGGCAGCGGCCCGAGTGGCTCCGCGTCAAGCTCCCCTACGGCGAGACGTTCCGCCGCGTCTCCGAGATCATCGAGTCGCACAACCTCCACACCGTCTGCTCGAGCGCGCGCTGCCCGAACATGGGCGAGTGCTGGACCGCCGGGACCGCCACGTTCATGATCCTCGGCGACGTCTGCACGCGCTCGTGCAGCTTCTGCGCCGTCAAGACCGGCCGGCCGACGGAAGGGCTCGACTATGACGAGCCGCGCCGCGTGGCCGACGCCGCCCGGCTCATGGGGATCCAGCACGTCGTCGTGACGAGCGTGAACCGCGACGAGCGGAAGGACGGCGGCGCGCCGATCTTCGCCGAGACGATCCGCCTTCTCCGCGAGCAGGTCCCCGGCTGCACCGTCGAGGTCCTCGTCCCCGACTTCCGCGGCATCATGGAGGGCGGCGCCGACATCGTGTTCGAGGCGCGGCCCGACCTCTTCAACCACAACGTCGAGACCGTCCCCCGGCTCTACCGCCGCGTCCGCCCGCAGGCGAGCTACCAGCGCTCGCTCGACGTGCTCGCCCGCGCCAAGCGGGATTTCGGCCTCCGCACGAAGAGCGGCATCATGGTCGGCCTCGGCGAGACGAAGGAGGAGGTGCTCGATCTCATGCGCGACTTCGTCGCGATCGGGCTCGACGTGATGACGATCGGGCAGTACCTCCAGCCGACGAAGATGCACCTGCCCGTCGAGGAGTTCGTCCACCCCGACACGTTCCGGTGGTACAAAGAGCAGGGCGAGGCCCTCGGGCTCGACCACGTCGAGAGCGGGCCGCTCGTGCGCTCGTCGTACCACGCCGAGCGGCACGTCTGA
- the lat gene encoding L-lysine 6-transaminase — MITDVQKHLPAPSDIRSIISRHLLADGFKMVLDMEKSQGMILHDAATGRDYVDFFTFFASNPLGMNHPKLRNDEGFIERLLDAAINKVSNSDVYTGHLARFVDTFSRVGIPKELPHAFFVAGGALAVENALKTAFDWKVRKNFQKGYRTERGHQVMHLEQAFHGRSGYTMSLTNTDPNKVALFPKFDWPRILNPKMNGPEHAADIEEREALAIRQAKTYFQHHPDDIACIILEPIQGEGGDNHFRPSFLQALRDLADENDALLIFDEVQTGVGLTGTFWAYQGLGVTPDILAFGKKAQVCGILAGPRIEEVHDNVFQKSSRINSTWGGNIVDMVRFDRILEIIEEDELVENAATVGAHLQERLHGLAERYGAVTNPRGQGMMCAFDLTTTAIRDLVRKHCYEHGLIILACGERAIRFRPALTLSAADIDAGLALLERALDDVVG; from the coding sequence ATGATTACCGACGTGCAGAAGCACCTCCCCGCTCCCTCCGATATCCGCTCGATCATCAGCCGCCACCTCCTCGCGGACGGCTTCAAGATGGTCCTCGACATGGAGAAGAGCCAGGGGATGATCCTCCACGACGCCGCCACCGGCCGCGACTACGTGGACTTCTTCACGTTCTTCGCCTCGAACCCGCTCGGGATGAACCACCCGAAGCTCCGCAACGACGAGGGCTTCATCGAGCGGCTCCTCGACGCGGCGATCAACAAGGTGTCGAACTCGGACGTCTACACGGGCCACCTCGCCCGCTTCGTCGACACGTTCAGCCGGGTCGGGATTCCGAAAGAGCTGCCGCACGCGTTCTTCGTCGCGGGCGGCGCGCTCGCCGTCGAGAACGCGCTCAAGACGGCGTTCGATTGGAAGGTGCGGAAGAACTTCCAGAAGGGCTACCGCACCGAGCGCGGGCACCAGGTGATGCACCTCGAGCAGGCGTTTCACGGCCGCTCCGGCTACACGATGAGCCTCACGAACACCGACCCGAACAAGGTCGCGCTCTTCCCTAAGTTCGACTGGCCGCGCATCCTCAACCCGAAGATGAACGGGCCCGAGCACGCCGCCGACATCGAGGAGCGTGAGGCGCTCGCGATCCGGCAGGCGAAGACGTACTTCCAGCACCACCCCGACGACATCGCCTGCATCATCCTCGAACCCATCCAGGGCGAGGGCGGCGACAACCACTTCCGCCCGTCCTTCCTCCAGGCCCTCCGCGACCTCGCCGACGAGAACGACGCGCTCCTCATTTTCGACGAGGTGCAGACGGGCGTCGGGCTGACGGGCACGTTCTGGGCCTACCAGGGCCTCGGCGTCACCCCCGACATTCTCGCTTTTGGGAAGAAGGCGCAGGTCTGCGGCATCCTCGCCGGGCCGCGCATCGAGGAGGTCCACGACAACGTCTTCCAGAAATCCAGCCGCATCAACTCGACGTGGGGCGGCAACATCGTCGACATGGTTCGCTTCGACCGGATTCTGGAGATCATTGAGGAGGACGAGCTCGTCGAGAACGCGGCGACGGTTGGCGCGCACTTGCAGGAGCGGCTCCATGGCCTCGCCGAGCGCTACGGCGCCGTGACGAACCCGCGCGGCCAGGGCATGATGTGCGCGTTCGACCTCACGACGACGGCCATCCGCGACCTCGTACGGAAGCATTGCTACGAGCACGGCCTCATCATCCTCGCCTGCGGCGAGCGGGCGATCCGCTTCCGCCCCGCCCTCACGCTCTCGGCGGCCGACATCGACGCGGGCCTCGCCCTGCTCGAACGGGCGCTCGACGACGTGGTGGGGTGA
- a CDS encoding cupin domain-containing protein gives MPVCHITSPTPIPVPGGKLIEEHVGHVNTGTASLSVAHMVTPPNWDEPFQTPQFDEVTIVLRGTMRVEHDGGVVDVGAGETVLVEAGERIRYSNPSSEECEYWAVCAPAFSPDTVHREE, from the coding sequence ATGCCTGTCTGTCACATCACCTCTCCCACGCCGATCCCCGTCCCCGGCGGCAAGCTGATCGAGGAGCACGTCGGCCACGTCAACACGGGCACGGCGTCGCTCAGCGTGGCGCACATGGTCACGCCGCCGAACTGGGACGAGCCGTTCCAGACGCCGCAGTTCGACGAGGTGACGATCGTGCTGCGCGGCACGATGCGCGTCGAGCACGATGGCGGCGTCGTGGACGTCGGTGCGGGCGAGACCGTGCTCGTCGAGGCGGGCGAGCGGATCCGCTACTCGAACCCCTCCAGCGAGGAGTGCGAGTACTGGGCCGTCTGCGCCCCGGCGTTCAGCCCGGACACGGTGCACCGCGAGGAGTGA